A genomic region of Rhipicephalus sanguineus isolate Rsan-2018 chromosome 1, BIME_Rsan_1.4, whole genome shotgun sequence contains the following coding sequences:
- the LOC119379080 gene encoding mediator of DNA damage checkpoint protein 1, producing MAALTMKALMLVALAATAVRGQSDFTDQATKQFLGMLFAPFGSKPSATAAASAPLYEAASRPLRSSAHHDEPEYGKPTYSLTPPRSYRRPESPYRAPASSYPRSKSRSGPWISPPEEHWVPPPSHWEPQPWNPPKPKHGAVTIKIRPAAPEEDHHHHHHSWEDHSHDHSHDHGHGHGWHIKKKPHYKTVDAKIRIPPVKFRLHVSPKIRIVSGTKDPLERPPPPEPEEHFPWEKPSTGWEKPTWKPPSGWEKYASSGWDKPHSGGWDRPHSGGWDKHHSSGWDKHHSSGWEKHPSSGWEKHPSSSWDRYPSSGWEKPTRGWERPPSGGWERSSQSGGWEKPAASGWEHYSSSGSWQSPSGGWKPDTSAWDKFATGWDDSHHKHFKPHHRHYPPDYPRYDPKFRIKVHPHIVTDPPPSTTTTTTEAPTSSSLRNEPPKPEERADRVDTTTAITSTTESTTAATTESTTTEPTTTTTEPTTTTTEPTTTTTEPITTTTESTTTMTEPTTSTTTAEPTTYSEKTVPPTLPTTTFYTVDTSVDLTTPGGLEREAPTSGSPTEKTTLSPDETTMNPSTYRTDETTMAMTTAETTAMSTTYTEPYEERDGVTPEILPEKRSRDPSTTEASNEDYPENKNSQEKPSDPRFHTIDDERAYKRDHGKKAETTTAEENSSEVVSTTPTAAQTTPVESDEHNEVTIKKPESSAKPSKVDRDLPLIADPSSPEEVSATGLNA from the coding sequence ATGAAAGCCCTCATGCTGGTGGCCCTAGCGGCCACTGCGGTGCGGGGCCAGTCGGACTTCACGGACCAGGCGACCAAGCAGTTCCTGGGCATGCTGTTCGCACCGTTCGGCTCCAAGCCGAGCGCCACTGCTGCCGCATCGGCGCCGCTTTACGAGGCTGCTTCGCGGCCACTGAGGAGTTCGGCGCACCACGATGAGCCCGAGTACGGCAAGCCAACCTACAGCCTGACACCGCCCCGTTCGTACAGGCGGCCAGAGTCACCTTACAGGGCTCCAGCCAGCAGCTACCCGCGAAGTAAGTCACGCTCAGGGCCCTGGATCTCACCACCCGAAGAGCACTGGGTACCTCCACCCAGTCACTGGGAGCCGCAACCGTGGAACCCACCAAAGCCAAAGCACGGTGCGGTCACCATCAAGATCCGGCCCGCTGCACCCGAGGAagatcatcaccaccaccatcactCATGGGAAGACCACAGCCACGACCACAGCCACGATCACGGCCACGGCCATGGCTGGCACATAAAAAAGAAACCACACTACAAGACGGTTGATGCAAAGATACGCATCCCACCAGTAAAGTTCCGCCTGCATGTGAGCCCCAAGATACGCATCGTGAGCGGCACCAAGGACCCGTTGGAAAGGCCGCCACCACCTGAACCCGAGGAACACTTTCCGTGGGAGAAACCTAGCACTGGCTGGGAGAAGCCCACGTGGAAGCCGCCTTCTGGATGGGAGAAATATGCAAGCAGTGGATGGGACAAGCCACATTCCGGAGGTTGGGACAGACCCCACTCGGGTGGTTGGGACAAGCACCACTCTAGTGGCTGGGACAAACACCATTCCAGCGGCTGGGAAAAGCATCCCTCTAGTGGCTGGGAGAAGCATCCATCTAGCAGTTGGGACCGATACCCGTCCAGCGGTTGGGAGAAACCTACACGTGGCTGGGAGCGCCCACCATCCGGAGGCTGGGAACGATCATCACAGTCGGGGGGCTGGGAGAAGCCAGCGGCTAGTGGCTGGGAACACTACAGCTCTAGTGGCAGCTGGCAATCACCATCAGGCGGCTGGAAACCGGACACAAGTGCTTGGGACAAGTTTGCTACAGGCTGGGATGACTCGCACCACAAACACTTTAAGCCCCATCATAGGCATTACCCGCCAGACTACCCACGCTACGACCCCAAATTTCGCATCAAGGTTCATCCACATATTGTAACTGACCCTCCGCCATCAACAACAACTACCACTACAGAAGCTCCGACATCCTCTAGCCTACGCAACGAACCCCCCAAGCCTGAGGAGCGTGCAGACAGAGTGGATACAACAACTGCCATCACCTCAACAACAGAATCAACCACAGCTGCAACCACAGAGTCAACCACAACCGAGCCAACCACAACTACCACAGAGCCCACCACGACTACCACAGAGCCCACCACAACTACCACAGAGCCCATCACCACCACTACGGAGTCCACCACAACTATGACAGAACCCACCACAAGCACCACAACTGCGGAACCAACAACGTACAGTGAAAAAACAGTGCCTCCAACACTACCCACAACCACTTTCTACACTGTGGACACCTCAGTGGACCTCACTACCCCTGGGGGCCTCGAAAGAGAAGCACCCACATCAGGGTCACCTACAGAAAAGACCACCTTAAGTCCTGATGAGACCACCATGAATCCTTCAACATATCGCACTGATGAAACAACCATGGCAATGACAACAGCAGAGACTACTGCAATGAGCACTACCTACACGGAACCTTATGAAGAACGTGATGGTGTGACTCCTGAAATTCTTCCAGAAAAAAGGTCACGAGACCCATCTACAACAGAAGCCAGCAATGAGGACTACCCTGAGAACAAAAATAGTCAGGAAAAACCAAGTGATCCAAGGTTTCACACTATTGATGATGAGAGAGCGTACAAAAGGGACCATGGCAAAAAGGCTGAGACCACAACAGCAGAGGAAAACAGTTCAGAAGTTGTAAGCACTACACCAACAGCTGCACAAACCACACCAGTGGAATCCGATGAACATAATGAAGTCACCATTAAGAAGCCAGAGAGTAGCGCAAAGCCAAGCAAGGTTGACAGGGACCTGCCACTCATCGCCGATCCATCCAGCCCCGAGGAAGTATCAGCCACTGGTTTGAATGCATGA